The sequence AAAAGGGGAGAGTGTTTCTGAAAATGGGAATGAAGTTTGATATTCGCAGCAACGCCGCTTGCTTTCTTATTTTGGCAAAACCTCATTAAGTTATCGTTCTGGGAAGGTTATCTTTCCGGAAAGGGGAATTCCGAACAGGAAGCCAAGACCATTGAGAACTGTCCAATCGGCGCTCACTTTCACGTTACAGCTCTCTGATAATAATACATAGACCAGCTGGACGGGCAAAATGGCAATCATTTTGGGGGCGAGTTCAATTTTCCATCCCAACCGCCTTAACCTACTTGATACAGAGTAGAGTATGAACATATTCCCGAAAAACAATAAGCCATCTGCTCACGATCAATGCCCAGCAAATGGGTCTTCAGCGCCCAGCCAAATTTGATCGGCTCTCTAACTATTTTACCATTTGAATTGGCTCTACGCAATATCACCTTCTATGGAGATGATATCAAACAGAGAGCCTTATACACTTCTTTACATGGAATCTGGAGTGAGAACAGAGAGGCGAGCCTCTCGCACTAATCTGTAGTGGGAACTTCTGAATTTCCTAGACAACTACCTTAAGTAATACTTTGCAAAGTCCAGAGACACAAATTGAATGCATAGCAAGCATCGACGAGTCAGATCACATGAGCTCGGAGCAGTTTCCGCCTGAGCGCTTAGAACAGCTTGTGCTCCAAGGTCATGTCGGACTCGGGCTGGAGACCAACGCAGGCACGGAAGATGTTGGTGACAGCAGCACGTTGCTTGGCCAATGCATTCACGACAGGGGTTCCTGGAGGAGTCATCGGGGCCTAGGTCGAACGTTAGCATGGATATTGCATATGAGCAGAGACGATGTCGCACTGTACCTTAAGCATATAGCTCAGAACGCTAAGAACACTGTGGAATCCCTTGAACTTGTCGCCATCAGCGACCTTCCAGCTGACACGAGTCATGACCTCGGCAAGCAGGACCAGGTCAAGGATGAGCGGAGACGCCAACAAGGAGTCCTCGCAGACATTGAACATGCTGATCGTCTGGTGGCCGCCAAGGAAGATTTCGGCGTGGTACTCATCAAGAGCTCGCTTGATATCTCCAACAGCAGGCATGTACTTGATGACAACGGTGTGGTCAGGATGTTCACCCTTCTTGTAGAGCACGTGGTTGGCAGCGACCATGTCGTCAACAACGTTCGACTTGGAAATTTCCTTAGATCGGAATTGTCTGTGGGAGCTGAGGTTCTTTCCATCGTTGTTGCCAAGGTGGTTGTAGCTGGCGATGGAGGTGAGCTTGATACCGGCGTTGATCAAGAAGTCAACGAGGGCGGACTTCATCTTGGTCTGGCCGGACTTGAAGTCGTCACCACCAATGAAAGCTCCGTGCTGTTCGGCAAACTGGATGGCACCAGGAACAAAGGTGTTCTGAGGAGATCCGTTGATGAAAGGAGCGTTCTCAAGAATGGAGGCCACAGCGAAGACGGTGGAGGGAGAAACTTCCTCATGACCCTCCTTGATGGCTTTGACGAGGTTGTCCGCTGTGTCATTGACGCCAGCCACGATATCGGCATAACGCTCAGTATTGGCGGTCCAGAGTACGATCACCTTATCGAGACCATTGGTGGATTTGAACTCCCTACCAAATTTGTGAGTACATAAACTATTATCCTTCCCTTTTTAAACCCGGGAGGATGGCAGGCTTCAGCTACTTACCGAATATTCTTGCGGAGCTGCTCAACGTGGTCCCAGCAGGCCTTGGAGCCCGGAAGGACGTTGTCGGCACGATCCTCCTGGTTGGCAGCAATGAAGTCTGGGTAGTAGATACTTGGCAATGGTTTCAATGCGGCCATGTCCTTGCGGACCATCTCCTTGAGGGAGGGTTCGAGGACAGCAGCGCGGTCCATGGCGTCGCCGAGGTTCATTCCACTGATGTCCCAGCCGCCGACGACGAGATCGTTGGGGTGGACCATGGGAAGCATGTCGCGGAAGGGGATGTTGACTTCCTCGGCGGTCTCAGGATCGGTGCCGAGCTTGACGGTGGAACCCATGACCAGGGAGCCGTAGTAGTTGGCAGCGCGCTTGCCCTCGCGGGTGTCCCAGACGAGGCCACGGCGGTTGGCCATGATACCAGCGGTGACGGTGGTTCCGTTGTTACCACCCCAGCCGACCAACATCATGCCGACCTTGCCGACCTTGCGGTCGACCTTGAAGTTGTAGACGGTTTCCTTTGGGGAAGCAACATACTTGCCGTCATCGGTGCGGGTGACGGAGGTAGTACGATAGACGTACTTGGTGTTAATCTCGTTGTCGGTGTACACAACGTCGGGGGATTCAACCTTGAAAAGGTTGGATTGGGTAGCCGACCCGTTCACGGAGCCATTGGCAGCAGCGTCAGCGTGTGGAGCCATTGTTCGCGAATTTCGATTTGTAGAGATTCGAGAGGAATTGAGAGAATCGAGAGTCGATGAGAGGGTGTGACAAGATGGACGAGTCAATGGCGGGTCTGAAATTATCTCACGTAGGGAGAATCCGATGCTCCTCCACGAGCGGACGAGCGCCGGCTACCGTTGAACGGGTGGTGGCACCTGTTGAAGACGTTAGCAAGCGGCTCGGAAGGGCGAACGTGAGCGATCCATTGTGTTGAGCAAGAGATAGATGAAGAGAGGGGGGATTTGTATTTCAAGCAGCTACAGGGAGAACTCACGAAGGAAGAAGATTGGAAAACGTTTTGGCGGTGTTAGACGATCACTGGGGGATAGTGATCTGTACTGGTAAGGCTTTGAAGTGGgaagctttctttttttgctaCTGGACTGGAAGACGGACGAGACCTGAGAGTGGTGGgtgaagaaaaaaaaaaagaggagagagagagagagagagaagggcaGCGAGGAGGGGAAGTATTTGTACTGCACAGCGGGCAGGCGAGATTTGCGGTGTGGGCTCGCGCGGGCCAGTCGGAAGCCACGCTGCAGCCAGCTCCACCGCACGCAGCCCGCCCTCAGCGCGAATTGGCTGCGGTGCACAACGAAGACCGCGAGGCGGGTCGTCATCGTCGGGGATTGCGGACTCATTTGTCGGGCTGCGGACTGAGTGAGCTCTGCATGCTGCGGGAAGAAAGACGGGCCTTATCGCACGAATGAGACGAAACGCCGACTCTACGACTCAGATCCGGGTCCCGATGACCAGCAAGCATGCCAAATGAAATCAGTGCAAATTCAGCAGCAAGCACTGCTTGCCGTCTCCCTGCTGCTTGCTGCTGCTAATGCTGCTGCTAACCGGTGCTGCCGCTGGACCGTCACGATGAGTGAGGCATCTGGATAACTCACCCGCAAGCCCCGCACCACGGGAAAGTGAAGTGGAAACCGCCAACACATACGCACGCCTGACAGGCGAACCTCGTGTAGGCCAGTGACATTATTAAGTTAGTTAGTCAATGGATTTGGTTAGCTAGTGCTTCGAGTCGTTCCGTTCTTTGGCTTCACCTTTGGTCTCTTCATCgatcagccaaagacacatGGATGGCGATTTACGTCGGGAGCGGGAAGCTATCCGCgctctgtgtgtgtgtgccCTGAGAGGTTGATCCTCGCGTGCCCGTTCCATTTGTCTTGACTCCTGCATGTCCACGCTGCTCTCGCCCAGTCATATTGGCCGTGGTGGTTTTCCAGGGGTTCCCGGGCAAGCCTAAGTGTACTCCGTGCTCTGTGGACTCACTCAATTTCCTGTTCCGGTATAGCGTGCCCGATCGGGTTAGGTGCCTCGCGCCGCCTCCTCGAGATATAAAAACCGTCCTCCTCGCGCCGCTTCGACGACCTCTGCCCGTCTTCCGTCTTCCTCTCTTTCCCCTCATCTCCCTCCCGCCAACCCTGGTCGGATCCCTCTCCCGCGGCCGTCCCACATGCGACTACGTCCACCGCGGCCCTCGCCCGAGCACGCTGCGCCGCTAGATCGACCTGCCCATGACGGCGTTCCCACCCACTTCCCTCCCTCTTCCCAGGTATCATTGGTGGCCGGGGAGGCGTGAGACACGCTGGGCGCACGGCTGCGCTGTGTCTGCGGTCAACTGAACGATCACACCACCGGGAAAGAAGCGCGATGCTGGGTTTCAGCTGCAGTTTTGAAGGGTCCCTCTGGTGTTTTTAGAGCGCAGATCTCACGGATGGACACCTCAGATTTTGCTTGAGCTTCCCAACCCGGAGGCAATGGTGGTAATATTGTACACCATGCATTACCACCAGCGAGAGCTGGTTGAGCGTGAGCCCGTTTGGAGAATGATATATGCCATCGACGAGCTCTGTGGCGAATTTGAGTTGTTCCCAGCAATGGCGCCCTGGTTGGCGCTTGATTGCCGGAGGGCCTGGCAAAAGCATCCAAGATATCTGGAGCTTGCCCTCATGGAAGCGTATTAGGAACACTCAAATTCCAGGTTCCAGGAGACGTTTGCAATCACTGTGCGGCATGAAATCGAAACTCTCAAAATGAGAATGCTACTCTTGAAGCTATAGGATTTTCTGACCTTAGAGCACGTGGAATGGGTCTGCCTTGGTCATCCGTCATGCCAGTATTGATAGCCAGAATGTAGTACTTCTCATTATAATAATTCTGGGATGTCTCCAGCTTGTCAAGGAGATCAACTACATAGTCTCTTTTCAATCCTTTGTTTTGGTAGCCAATAAAACTCAAGGTTTAGTTCTGTATGATCCAAGGAGACTGAAACAGGACAAAGGGTGAAATGGCCAGCTCCTCAGAGAGTGTGGGCTCCAGGGGAGAGAGTTATCAAATCTTTTGCATCACTGTGGTTTGGTGGATCGCTGAAGAGGGCCCTTTCCCACCTCTTAATGCAGTCATCCTCCCACAAGCATCAAAGGAGCTTCCAGAAATCTGAAATAGCAAATGGTTCTTGTCCAGCTGCCTTGGTGAGGTAAGATGGATAAATATGAGCAGCATCAACATTGTCTGCACAAGCACACACATTTCACTGTCACTCTCTTTGCACTACAGGAGGTGTCACCAAATTTCACTAAGCACTGGGTGTATGAAACAAACTTTTTCAACTGCTGCTTCACTGTGAAGCCTGGATGTAGCAGATTGTGAAATACCATGCAATGGACTGAGACATTGTTGCCCTAGGACGACGATCAGCTGGCGAGAACTTTTCTTACAAGTGCAAGGATAATTCCTAGACTAGCTTTACATTGAGTGATTGCTGATGCTGGATGCACAATAGCAAACTCAAGTGACCCGTGCACAAGTTCCTTCATCTCATGAACCCCTGCCAGGCGAACCTTCTGGATGAGAAACTGCAATTTTGAGATATCTGCAACCTGGCAGAAAGCCCAAAATCCGGCTGGACCTGCTTGTACTCAGGAAACTATTCTTGCATGACACCTTTCAATTCGCGTAGGatatatgctctcatgcatCTGACCGCTGGTTCCATTGCTCGTTGTCGATATCGGACGAGGGCCGCGCATCAGTAGATACAGCACTTGCCACGGAGTTGCTTGGGACTGCAGACAGAAGGGACGGGAAAAGGATTCAAGCAGAGGTAGCTCACTGACAGTTCGCAGACAAGGTCAGTCAAAGTTGAAGTGGAACAAAATTTGCGGAAAGAATCGAGGTTGATGGATGTAAAGCGTAGGCAATCGGGAGGGTCACGCGGATGGATTTAGGCTTAAAACGGCGTTGAAGAAGGGTCCCTCTGAGTGGTCACACCCCAGCACACAGAAGCATCAAGGGGTTGCCCCACAGGGCTTAGCGCCGCCTGAATCAGGTAAGGTGTCAAATCGCCAATTCGCGTCGCTTGGCCATCCTAGGTCTCCCAAACTAATCACGGCGTACCCTGTATAGTCTTCAGTCTTCTCGAAGTTCCAACCAAAAAAAACTCGTGTTTTTTGAAATAACAACATCTTCCTGTGTTCTCCTCCAAGAGCTTTGTGGCTCACCATCCtccatcttctttctcaatagagCACTACGTATCCCGATCCACCATGTCCACGGGCCGAGCTACGTTCCGGAACGTTCACTTTTACAATGCGTTGACAGGGGATTGCCTTGGAGGATTTTACCAGAAAGGATCTCTCACTGAAGAAAGCATGATTGGGATTCTTACCAACATACTTTTAATTGTGGAACAACCTTTTACTGTCAAGCACAGAATGTCGGATCGGATCATTACTCCTTCAAAAGACCCGGTTGAGCTTGGAGATTATGACATCTCCTCCACAGGTTTGTGTTTTTACGTGTATAATCCACAGAGGGCACTTAAGCTTATTTATCTAGGACCCCTTCATCTGAACGATGAGCCATGGGTGGCGCGACTCATCGCCTACTCTTCCTCAGGCCGAGAGGATCAATTCCGCAGTGGGGTCCGTGCGAGAGATCGGAAATGCGTTATATCTGGACGAGTCAACAATCTAATCCAATTGAACATGTGGCCAGCATTTCATGCTGCGCATGTGTTTCCACTAGAATGTGAGAATCTCTGGTGTGAATTCAACTATGGGCGTTGGGTAACAAACATGGATGATGCTGTGGGCATATCCAAAATCAACTCAACTCAGAATGGTCTACTCATGGACGCGTCTTTGCACAATCTTTTCGACCAGTatctcttctctataaaCCCAGATGTAGGTGCTTAGGATGCTTAACTTGTTTGCTCTGCTAACATGGCAAAGGATGGCTACAAAATCATCTCATTCTTCCCTGACGACATGACCATTGATGGAAGAATCCTGGATCCCGTCTGCCGCGATCCAACCGACCCTAATCATGTATCAGATGAGCTCCTCCGATGGCATTTTCGACAATCCGTGCTTGCCAATATGCGAGGGGCAGGAGAGCCTGTCTTTGAGTCTGACTTCCCCCCGGGAACGGATAAGATGGCAGTCCTTCGTGAGGAGCTGTATGGAAAAGAGAGGTTCGAGATGGAAATTGAGTCGCGACTACGATCCGTGGGCTAGAGGCGCCTGACCAACATTCCAGCGAATATTCAACGGATTGTCTCGTTCGTGGATCCCATTCGGTCACAGCGCTCGGATTGTGGATGCTATTATCCGGCACAAGACATAGGCGATGAGTCGTTTTCAGGGTTATACACCTTTACTTTTTCCGTGAATATCTTGTAAACCGGGTGGTAGACAATTTATTTCTCAGCCATGGAAGCAACCGCTATCTCTACGCCAGCGAGTTCTCCATCGATATCTCCCGGCTTTCCATTATATCCTACACAAGTTGCAACAATGCTCTGCAGAGAAGGTATAAGGACTATGACAGAAATTGAGGTAAGAGAAAAGTCTCAGGAGGGATATATTCTTGTTTCTCGTCAGGAGCTATGATAGCTGACTTGTGAAAATAATCGTTACAAAACTGCAAGAACAGGGCAGAATGAGACCGTTCCAAGCAGTACAAAAAGAGAATTGACATGTGGTTAGCTGTAAGAGGTTAGGCCCTCTATCAGTTTCTCAGGCGTTTGCCCTCGACATCCGCCAAGTCATCCGCCAAGTCGTCCACCAAGTTGTCCGAAGGATAGCCCTATCCTTCGATAAACTGGAGTTTATCCGTTATCACATGACCTAGAACTGCGCTGGTGCTTTTATTTACATCTTTTATCCTTCgttcttttctccttcttcaaCGTTTCCTCTTTGTACATAAGGAATATACTAGCTATTTGTTATACGCTCCCGTTTCCCCTACTTGTCAGGCTGGGTTGCACCCCCACATTACATTAGCTCCTGGTTCCCAGGATGCGAACCAAGGCTTAGGCTATCATCAAAGGCATGCCTGGTGACCTGGTTAGGGATGTTGGAGCGGCTTGAACTTGGCTGTGAGGTTGCAAAAATGCCCTGGAGGAACAGCAAAAGCGTGGCCTTAGTTGGAAATGTGGTCTGCCCTGGGGCTTGGGAAAAATGCCGTGGGGAAATCTGAAATGCCCTGGTCAGTTGGCAATGTGGTTTGCCAAAAATGCCCTGGGGAAATCTGAGGACGCTTTTGCTGTTCCCGCTTTTTTTCAACTTGTTCAAAGCCACCCCTTCCCTGACTACCTCCCACTGAAAGCTATAATTTTAATTTGCCCTAGACCTTTTCACCTTCtttatctcttcttccattGCTTCCAGCAATGTTTATGGCGACTATGAAGCACTCATGTTTATTCCTGGCTTAGCAGAAGTATACCTAGGTAAGCTATCCATCTCCTGTGGTGGTTCAGAAGTTAATAGCACCAGGCCGGAGCATGACTACAGAAAGAGCAATATTTTTGAAAATCGGGAGCACCCCAGCACGTGTAGCAAGTCTTTCACTTGAATACAGAATTCTTTTTATTAGAGAGAGAGTCAGAGTCAGTTATCTTGCTGCTCTTTCTCTTACTGATGCTTGGAAGGGGCACTGGAGTTACTGCATGGAGTGACACATCAGGAACGAATGGATCACTGGCGGGCAAACCCTCGCATGCCTCGAAGGAGATAATGAAAGAGTGACTTAGGCTGTCGGGTGAATGCTGGCCATTCATTGAAATTCCCTTATCTGGCCGAGCGCTTGTGGCAGTCATCATCTTACGCACAGTCTGATGCTGTGCGCTTCGCCGTTCAGTCGGAAAGTCCACATCCGAGTAGGCAAGATCAAAGTAAATGTTGCTGATGAGGTCGTCCGCATTGATTGGTGGCTGAAATCTCATCGTCTCTTGAAGGTCGTACTGCACCTTGAGTGTGCCGCAGATTAACTGGAAGGAGTGTTAGCGAGGATCAACAAATGGGGTCTCAAGCACATGCATTCTTTGTTTCTCGCTTCAGCGTCCAGGGGAAATCATGATTCGATTCGTAACAATAGTAGATCCTCCAGTATCGAACTCTGACGAGGAAGCCACTTAAGGATACGACGTTGTGATTTTCAAGGTACCATCATAGAAATGCTTCGACAACATTCAAGTCCACGTTTTCGAGCTAGTGACGGTGAAGTGGGCAAATATGTGTGTCCCAGCTAGTGAGACGGATCGTAGAGGATACTGCCCAATGACGTGTGTGAGGGAAGCTATGGAAAAAGAGGGGGAAAAGAGCGAGGCCGGCGAGGCAATAGCGAGTGGAGAGACATATCCATGAGATCTAGCTATCATACAAGTGACTGATCTCTCTATGCAATGAGTAATGTACAATGTGTGTCCTCGAGAGGAAGATGGTCCAAGATCAGATGCTCGAAAGCGTACAAATATAGAGGGCGAAGggaaaggggggggggggggaaatcGGCGCCGGGCTGACTAAGCATAAAGCAGGGGCGGGTTCCCCAGTACAATGGGGTCGGCTTCAATTCTTGAACGAACCTTGTCAAGGTAAGAAGGCTTCAAGCAGAAAGCAGGTCAGGCGGATGTACCGATTCCAATTTTTTTCCATGCCTGCCATTGTCGCCAGTGTATTCTCCTCGAGTTCTGGCTTTGGTGGCTCTCTTGGCCTACTGATCATATCCATCCACTGTGTACGACTCCTCTGAGCTGGAACCTTGCGTTTGACGGGAACCCTGCTGAAAGGCAAGACTGGGGACAACTGATCGATAAGGGTACATCAAAGGAGATGGGTATCAGAGAAAGGAAGAATGCTGCACGCCCAGCACTGTACGAACTTATATATTCTGATcattgtactccgtagagatTGGCCGCAGGCTCTTTTTGGAGGAGGCGTGAACATCGAAGAGCTCAGAAAAAGCGAATCATGGGCATTTTTTGATGTGGTGTGCGCTGGACGGAGCTAAGAGCTCCTGGCGTAAAAGCAGCACCGCCAACAAAAAAGGCCACGCCCCTTGTTGACGTCCCCcagttactccgtacctcaACCTCAACCCATTGCCGGGACAGACAAGAGCTTCGTGGCGGGGTATCACGGCGGGGTAACTCGTTCACACACCCAACCAGCTCTGACGAGACGCTCCGTACTCACACCACCACACAGCGACATCCCACGATTATTCCACGAAATTCTCCATCCGTctttatgtatgtatatgcATGCATaatgtgtgtgtgtgtccactttttcccttttgctTCCTTCATTAGCCGtcgaaggagaaaaaaaaaaaaggacatcAAGCAGTCTGTTTGCTGGCGGGCTCAAACAGAGATGGAGACACCATTGTTTGTGTATGAGTTCTTAATCCGATGAAGACAGCAGCGTTGATCCCGCAGTGCTCCCGTATCGTAAAACATCCAGAAAAGATGAGCCATCGCCGCCTTCTCGCTGTGATCGTGACTACCCCTCGGCCGGCCTTTTCTTCCCTTCATCGCCCGAAACTCTCTCTTGGAAAAAGCGGATCTTCCTGGGAACCTTGACAGTTGCTCTCTCATCAACCCCGCCTCccttttttcattttttttttttttttttttttttttttttttttttttccccgtGGAATCTCCCCTCGCAGGATCGCACTAGTAGATAACACGATTGACAGTCGCCGATGGAGTGTCTTTACCCGTCATCCTGACGTTCTGGCTGCCCGACAGATCCGCGTCTTGACGGCATTTTCTTCGAGAAGTCGGGTATTttgaaggagaaaaaaaaaaaaaaaagggccgCCGTCCAATCCCTGTGCCATTTTGAGTGCATGGTGGGATGCATGTCTCCGCCCGTTCTGCAAAACAATCCCGTCATCGAGGACTTTCCGGCTGATCACTCGAGTTCTCCTATCATTAATTCCGGCCTTGGCATAATGGATCCATGTCTATGTCGTCGCCTTTGTAACGAGTCAGTTGGAGTTGGAGGGCATTCCATCCCGGCTGACAGATCAACCCAGAAGGAAGTTTTAGAAGTCGCGCTTTAAAGCATGCCACGAGACGTCTGCTCACGATGATGGGTTCGTACATCAAAAAGAGAGAACTCCGTATTTTAATAGGACAACACTCTTGTATGGAGTTATTCCCCATTAATACGATATTATTGCGTGAGTGAGCACGGGGCATGCCGATCGGATCTCCCCAGGGTGGACCGTGACGCGAGGATGATTCGCATAAGTCCGGGCCATCAGCTGCCCTTCTTCGAGTTTCTCCAGGTTTCAGCAGCGCGGAGAGCCTTTCGTGCACGCTCCCCAACTCCGCGACATTTCCAGTTTACTATGTAACTATGAGCATATAGTTTTTACCTCTGGGATCGCGCTGAACAGACTGTGTGCCAGACCGTTGGATCCCAGTGCTCTGGAAGAGGAGCGTTGATGATGCGACAGACCTCAAGCCGAGGGCGTTTTGTGGGGGTGTTTTTGTAACGCTTTTGACGCGCCAACAGTCGGAGCTGAGGAGCCTTATTATGTCCCGCGCCCGCTGCTCCTGGTCACTCCCACCGTCACTTGCCACTGTCATCGTTGTTACATTTCGGAGTCCTGCAGGTGGACAGTCGTTCCCTTTCCAGCCccgtctactccgtacctgtcttttttttttttgttgtttctctctttttgcgTATTCTGTTTGTCTGTTTGACTGCCGGCAGAACGCGCAATCCAGCACCGATCGACGCCCACGCTGATTGGCCGAAGCTCCAGGTCGCCGGAAGGAATGAAGCGCAGCCAGcctctgattggctggggTGGCGGAATTGTTACTCCTCTATATACCAATCAGAGGCCGTAATTATACCAGTGGAGACGACCCACATCGCCGATCAGGAACTAAACGTGCTTTATTTCGGCGCTATACCATATTTGGTATGATGTTATGGATCCTGTCACTGGGGAAGTGGAGCCACTAGTCAGGTACGGAAGTTACGCTAACCCCATCTGGTCTGGCGGGATGTGCCAGCTGACCAACCAGGAGACGCCGGCGGATGCCCAGACATGTGAAGTTCCCTTTCTGAGGTCTTTCCCTCCCCGTCGCTGCTGCCAGGTCCAGTCGCTTGctctttctccatcttcatctCCATCTTTGGACttcgcttcttcttcttcttcttcttcttcttcttcttcttctgcttgtaatttttccttttcctttttctttttctttttctttttttggcctTCTTCTCTTTGTGTCTTGTTTAGTGAGTGTCTTGTATCTAATCTCTAATTCATAATTCCAGCCCAATTGGCCTGAGACATTAATTCACCTGTCAAGTCTGGCTGGCGACACTTGGTCCCCTTTCTTGGTCTTGCGACTGGGGTCTCATGCATTGATTGACGTCGCATCCGTCAAGTTACATACATAGATTGCTTGAATATTCTGCCCCAGCAACTCCTTTTACCCCGTCGTCCCTTTTCCCCTTTCATGATCCTAttccctttctcttcttttctttttctcaaCGCTGCCGAAACCCTCGATGCTCACCGCCGACCATCGCCATCATTATCACCAACGCCAACACCAACACCTATCTTGAGGAACGACTTCCAGCTCAACGTCCGCCAAGCCGATTTCCATACAACGGTTTACCACTACTGCCGCCACGAACCCCCATTTTACGGTCGCATATTAACCTCCAGGTGTGGGTGGTGGTTGAActgctttcttttgcttttgtgACTGTGACCGATATATCCTGGCTAAAACCCGCAACAATCTCGACCCAGCTCCCCAATGATCCTGCCCGCAATCTTTGATCACTTTCTGAACGACCATGGCGGGAGACCTAGACGACTTTCTACCAAAAATAAAATGTTCAAGCTGCCAGGCAGAGGTCGAGCTGTCGG is a genomic window of Coccidioides posadasii str. Silveira chromosome 3, complete sequence containing:
- a CDS encoding uncharacterized protein (EggNog:ENOG410PRR5); translated protein: MAKDGYKIISFFPDDMTIDGRILDPVCRDPTDPNHVSDELLRWHFRQSVLANMRGAGEPVFESDFPPGTDKMAVLREELYGKERFEMEIESRLRSVG
- a CDS encoding uncharacterized protein (EggNog:ENOG410PRR5) — its product is MSTGRATFRNVHFYNALTGDCLGGFYQKGSLTEESMIGILTNILLIVEQPFTVKHRMSDRIITPSKDPVELGDYDISSTGPLHLNDEPWVARLIAYSSSGREDQFRSGVRARDRKCVISGRVNNLIQLNMWPAFHAAHVFPLECENLWCEFNYGRWVTNMDDAVGISKINSTQNGLLMDASLHNLFDQYLFSINPDVGA
- the INO1 gene encoding Myo-inositol-1-phosphate synthase (EggNog:ENOG410PGB6~COG:I~BUSCO:4192at33183); translated protein: MAPHADAAANGSVNGSATQSNLFKVESPDVVYTDNEINTKYVYRTTSVTRTDDGKYVASPKETVYNFKVDRKVGKVGMMLVGWGGNNGTTVTAGIMANRRGLVWDTREGKRAANYYGSLVMGSTVKLGTDPETAEEVNIPFRDMLPMVHPNDLVVGGWDISGMNLGDAMDRAAVLEPSLKEMVRKDMAALKPLPSIYYPDFIAANQEDRADNVLPGSKACWDHVEQLRKNIREFKSTNGLDKVIVLWTANTERYADIVAGVNDTADNLVKAIKEGHEEVSPSTVFAVASILENAPFINGSPQNTFVPGAIQFAEQHGAFIGGDDFKSGQTKMKSALVDFLINAGIKLTSIASYNHLGNNDGKNLSSHRQFRSKEISKSNVVDDMVAANHVLYKKGEHPDHTVVIKYMPAVGDIKRALDEYHAEIFLGGHQTISMFNVCEDSLLASPLILDLVLLAEVMTRVSWKVADGDKFKGFHSVLSVLSYMLKAPMTPPGTPVVNALAKQRAAVTNIFRACVGLQPESDMTLEHKLF
- a CDS encoding uncharacterized protein (TransMembrane:1 (i80-99o)), which gives rise to MLAGHRDPDLSRRVGVSSHSPTNESAIPDDDDPPRGLRCAPQPIRAEGGLRAVELAAAWLPTGPREPTPQISPARCAVQILPLLAALLSLSLSPLFFFLHPPLSGLVRLPVQ